GAGCATTTTGGTGACCCCAGAAAGAACCAATGCTAAGCACATGAACCTAGGCAAACCACTTAAATGAAAGAAGATGACCAATGCATGAAAGAGTTTATGTGCTTagcaacaagttaagcacctatgcattgggaagTTGAGTTGCTAAACTATTTAATGCActaagcacctcatctaagcacctcatctaagcacctttgcattggagGATTGAAATGGGTTGCCCGCTCTAAGAAACTCTTTTCACTACTTTTTGCAAACACAAAAGgcattcatgattttttttgttaAATTAAATTGAAGCCACGACTTATTTGGAGAGAAGAGAAGTGACaataaggctagccatagtgggggtaacttaggtagtaacttaacacctcccaagacaattttgcttatgtggtaagtatttaatgaggaaagaggtgcttgtggtagcATAATATGTTACTGAAACATAGCGCTTCCCGaagcaaaatgagtctataagctaataaatgaaaccatctatgacactactacttagttactttgcactatgaaggtagtaacttagactagtgtcatatgcatgacagtagtaacatagcgcattccaagaaatttttgcttatgtggcaagtatttaatgtgaggtggtaacataatatgttactgtaacatagcgcttcccaagacaagatgagtctacaagctaataaatgaagccatctatgacactactatcatgttactttgcattatgaagatagtaacttagactaatgTCATACACTAGTCTAAATTACTTCCCACTGAGCAATTTGATaaactgacacacacacacacacacacaaattgcTCCAATAATTATCCCCGGATGCCAAGGCCATGAGAAACGCTCTGTTTTGAGGAAATGCTTTCTGGCTGACGTTTCAAGAACATGAATTTCCATGATATCCTTATTACGGAAATGTTATCTGTCCGACCTTCTCCATTGACGTTTCCCGGTGAACCACCTCAAGCCACACACCATCCAGATCGCTCGGATAGCAGTTTTCGAAGAAATTTGCCTCAAAACAAACGAACTGCCTTGCACTACACTAAAATTGCCACCCAAATAACACTAAAAATGAGACTCGCTCCTGccattgtgtgcatgacatgtgggctcaACGGGTTGCTGGCCCACACGTCACAAACCCAAAGGAGCTGTGTCCCTAAAAATGCCAACTGGGTCGTTCGCAAATGTCATCTCTGGCAAGGAACATTTCCCAGATATTGCGGTCCTATCTTTGTTACTTTCTAAATGTATATGGGCACAGTGGAAGAATCAACACTTTGACAGTAACATGTGAAGAAACGCAGAAGTTTGAAGGAAAATTGCACTGCAAGGGGGAAAGCATTTATGAACATCAGAAACTAGTAACGTCATTGTAGTCGTAAGTCCATATGCATTCATGATAGTAGGAAATTACTAGGCTACAAAACCCTAATTGTCGACCCAGATAAACTAAGGAAACAGGGCCCAAAACCTGAGGCTGCTGTCTCCATCCGTGGTGCATCTCAGAAATTCTTCAGGGGTTAGATAAGAAGGCTCAGACACAAACTGATACTCTTCAGTCTTCAGTTTATTACCTGTGCATGATTCTGTAAGCCCATTTATTACACTGAGATATAATCCATGCATCTGTATCGAAGGAGACACACTCCAACCTCGACTAGGATTGTATCACACAAATTTGAGGAGACAGATGAACTGGTACAATACAACAGTCAGGAAGGAAGCGTGCTACATACTGCATTCCCCAGATTACGAAGTCGGATTATAGAGTGACCACACAAACACACACCAAGAACATAAAAGTAACTAATTACATCGTACGAGGTTCAGACATTTAGGCCGCGCTTGGTATGGGTGTAATCTTATACAGGTGTATATAACTTACAGGTGTAAAATACCGGCCCAGAGCTATTTCCAACCGGAAACCAAAACGACGGGCGGACACCTGTATTTTCTATACGAGTGTGTTTAGAAGGAAAACGACATTCCAAACACGGCCTTAGGCACAACTGGTTGCGCCGCAACCATCGTATGGATGATTGAATTCCTTCCTCTTCGTTACCTCTGCACAAAACCTTATTATCATCATAAGATGTAGTGAGCCTCACATTTCTGCAGCAGAATCAGGGTATTCAGCGTATCAGAAGATTTAACCCAACCAAGATGCGAACAAAGTAATAAGTTTTGGAGTGTGATCAGCATGCTCTTTTTATCTCCACAAAAGCTAAAGCCAAGAAGAAAATGTTAAGTTATAAACTGAATTGTTTGGTTCAAATATTTATGTATAATAATCAGATTGTTGGCCAAAACTTGCAAGTAGGGGTACCATCTTATCCAGCACCTTGTTCAGTAGGGTTCAAGCATGAAGGCGGCCACGCCATCGTGTAAGGATACATCAGGGCTGATGGGCACTCGTCTTTCCGAACTAACATCCTCAGCTTCATAGTTTCCAAATCAATGGAGAGCAGGCGATCCTTATTGCGCAAGAAGACCACACCGGCAACCACCGCAATGACAACCAGCCCATGCCGGTAAAACTGTGGTGAACCAATCATCTCCGCCATGGCCCTTTGGAACCTCACCGACTTGTCCACCAGTGTCCATGTTAGCACACCGCTGCCATCATCCCAGCCGCCCCATACCTCGATGCAGCATCCGAGCATGGTGAGCAGGTAGAGCCCGCCAGCATCGTCGTCCCCCTTCTCAATGACATCGAAGCTGAACTGCCGCGCGAAATCCGGGAGCTCCAGCAAGGAGAACGCCATCGTCGCCGTGTTGAGCGCAACCATGCGCTCCCCGCCCTTGAGCTTCCAGTACAGCGACCCGTTGGCTTGCATCACCCGGGAGTCCTCGAGATTGTACTGGCCCGCGAGGACAGCGGCGTCGGCCCATCGGAGCTCGCTGGAGGAGAGGACCAGGGCGCGGAGCCCGGAGGAGCCCCCGCCGTCTTCTGAAAGGCAGAACGCCTGGAACACCGACGAGCAGCCGTCGTCGGTGACGAGGCCGTACCCCACGGGGCGCTCAGCCGGGGGCGCGGGGAGAGAGGCCCAGCGCCGGGTCAAGGGATCGGCGACGGCCAGCTCTCCGGACACCCGATTGCGCAGCAGGAGGCGGCCGTTGCGGCAGTCCAAGACCTTCCACGGATCGGCGACGGGCTGCTCCGCGGACGCCCGATCCCACAGCAGGGGCCGGCCGCTGCGGCTGTCCAAGACCCTCCACGGGTCGGGGCCCGACGAGCCGCGGTCGGGCAGAAAGGAGAGCGCGAAGTCGCCGCCCTCGACGacgcggcgcgcggcggcgggaaGGGGGGCGGGGAGAAGGAGAGGGCTGGGGTCTTCGCGGCAGCGGTCCTCACTGGGGCGGTGGACGAAGCAGCCGAGGAGGAGCGGGCAGGcggaggggtggcggcggcggaagcGGCGGAGGAAGCGGGCGCTGCGGGCGGCGTGGATGAAGGGCTTGCAGGCGAGCGCCGCGCGGAGGAGGTCGGCCGGGGTGGGGAGGTGGAGGAAGACCTCCCGCAGGAGGTCGCCGCCGAGGACAGCGATGGTGTCGGCGTCGGCGACCGGAGCCGTCCGTGCCATGTGGCGGCGCAGAATGGGGATCGGAATGCGAGCAATCGACGGGGCCTCACTCTCAGGCCGAGGTAGTTTCGACTTTCGACGCGTGGGACGTGTTGCTCAATGGCAGTCTTGTAATATAACCCCTCCAGCAACCTTTCTGCCTTTTCATTAAGAGGAACAAAAAATGTGTATATGTTGACATCTTTATACGAGGGGCCAAGAAAAAAAGCTCTAAGACtagcatatccctagactatgttactatcttcatagtcgGTAGTAACATAAGGGTGATAacatgcaaagattcatttattaaattagagactcatattgcattgggacatgtgatgttacagtaactagctaagttactacaagtacctctctcctcattaactcattgccacataagcaaatttgctgagttggattcGAAGTTATTGCTGaaattactcccactatggctagtctaaAGCCGTCGCCGCCTACTTTCCCTTCTCCTTCCCGTCTAGTTGTTGACAGAGAAGCCATCAACGGTCTTCATAGTATCCCGACACTGGCAACGGGGGGAGGAGGGCTAAAGCCGCTGccatctacttttttttctcctctccggcTTGCCGTCGCCAAAGGAGCCATTGGACCGGCTCCAGGGAAGGGGGTCGCATTTCTCTGGTGGTCGCTCTCTCATGCCCGCGCACGGGGGTGGGTGTGGCTCTCTCGGCAGGCTGGTGGCGAGTACGGGTGGCGCTAGTGTGTGGCGGCGCGGACATGCCTGTAAGGGGCGCACGGTGGTGGGTGTGGGGGCGCTCAAGCCGGATCTGGATTGGTTTTGGCACGTTGTTTGGTGTCCTGTATTGTCTTCACTCATGCAACTACACATTGTTTGATTGTATACATGGGATATGATTAGGAGTTGACACCTACACATAACACACACAGGAGGAGGCCAAAATGAACAACACCGCCGACGGCGTCAATGTAGTAGGACGTGAACGAGGAGGTCGAGAGAAACGACGCCGGTCATGGCTTCAGTGTAGCAAGCCATGGGAGAGAAAACGGAGACCGCCCAAGTGTAATAGGACACGAGAGAGGAGGTTGAGAGGAACGACGTCAGCGATGGCACTAGTGCAACAACAAGCGGGAGTAAGGAGTGTCATTAACACACATCACACATATGCATATGTACGTTCCAACGAGGAAGAAGTTAGATCTACTCGTCTACAGTCGTTGAAATAGAAAATGTGCAATACGAAAGTCGTGGGAAACTGCAAGGCGGAGCTACTGGTCAAAAGAAATCTCAAATGATCGACCATGCGCGACGAATTTGACAAAATTTGTTCAAAATAGCTCCAAACATGAACGCAAAATTAAGCAT
The sequence above is a segment of the Triticum dicoccoides isolate Atlit2015 ecotype Zavitan chromosome 1A, WEW_v2.0, whole genome shotgun sequence genome. Coding sequences within it:
- the LOC119367157 gene encoding uncharacterized protein LOC119367157, translating into MARTAPVADADTIAVLGGDLLREVFLHLPTPADLLRAALACKPFIHAARSARFLRRFRRRHPSACPLLLGCFVHRPSEDRCREDPSPLLLPAPLPAAARRVVEGGDFALSFLPDRGSSGPDPWRVLDSRSGRPLLWDRASAEQPVADPWKVLDCRNGRLLLRNRVSGELAVADPLTRRWASLPAPPAERPVGYGLVTDDGCSSVFQAFCLSEDGGGSSGLRALVLSSSELRWADAAVLAGQYNLEDSRVMQANGSLYWKLKGGERMVALNTATMAFSLLELPDFARQFSFDVIEKGDDDAGGLYLLTMLGCCIEVWGGWDDGSGVLTWTLVDKSVRFQRAMAEMIGSPQFYRHGLVVIAVVAGVVFLRNKDRLLSIDLETMKLRMLVRKDECPSALMYPYTMAWPPSCLNPTEQEM